A single Branchiostoma floridae strain S238N-H82 chromosome 11, Bfl_VNyyK, whole genome shotgun sequence DNA region contains:
- the LOC118426217 gene encoding uncharacterized protein LOC118426217, whose product MSASEEKKALPPAEMTLGGVFPDEIASIKQQAKPGSEKRLKVLLVLSCTLVVLLIVAGGVSLGLYMHQDSVITRTLKFRDGNNLYRETVETDTDDNTDTFYTEGDNGVAAVMFDHNKGLKAYKFSGRGMCFIVPEDKEEDKIVKEAARELENKEEGSTQPSKSGGRRKMTLDESRTDAPELSEAMGFFCGDLEPRWATIELPDSEEATGGIVLILPGMFSRIISNWLHFELPNMS is encoded by the exons ATGTCGGCTTCCGAGGAGAAGAAGGCCCTGCCTCCTGCCGAAATGACACTCGGTGGTGTCTTCCCGGATGAGATTGCGAGcattaag CAACAAGCCAAACCGGGATCCGAGAAGCGGCTGAAAGTCCTGCTCGTCCTGAGCTGCACGCTAGTGGTGCTGCTGATCGTGGCAGGCGGTGTTTCCCTGGGCCTGTACATGCACCAGGATTCGGTCATCACT CGCACGCTAAAGTTCCGGGATGGAAACAACCTGTACCGTGAGACAGTGGAGACCGACACGGACGACAATACCGACACCTTCTACACCGAGGGTGACAACGGTGTGGCGGCGGTCATGTTCGACCACAACAAG GGTCTGAAAGCCTACAAGTTTTCTGGAAGAGGCATGTGCTTCATCGTTCCGGAGGACAAGGAAGAAGACAAGATAGTGAAAGAAGCCGCGAGGGAGTTGGAAAACAAAGAG GAGGGGTCCACGCAGCCCTCCAAGAGCGGCGGCCGCCGGAAGATGACCCTGGACGAGTCCCGTACAGACGCCCCTGAGTTGAGTGAAGCGATGGGGTTCTTCTGCGGCGACCTGGAGCCCCGCTGGGCCACCATCGAACTGCCGGACAGCGAGGAGGCAACCGGGGGCATTGTGCTGATACTTCCCGGTATGTTTAGCAGAATCAT